Proteins from one Falco naumanni isolate bFalNau1 chromosome 2, bFalNau1.pat, whole genome shotgun sequence genomic window:
- the TMPRSS2 gene encoding transmembrane protease serine 2 isoform X4, whose amino-acid sequence MTSTVSPQPYYENHGFQPENVYYARQTAGANPYPQYFSTNAPSVPSYVPRVATHQSSRPVAHSSRRTCASSVKKIIVVILSILTVICCAIAAFFIWYFVENRCLGSLIECGSSGVCMPPSQWCDGVSHCPNGEDETRCVRLFGPNFILQVYSPVSKSWYPVCQDDWNDDYGRIACKDMGYSVDTYYYSRGVATEVGSKSYMKLNTSAGNIDLYKKLYNSDSCASGNVVSLRCVDCGLPTKNVNIMNRIVGGSGAVPGQWPWQVSLHVHGTHVCGGSIITRQWIVTAAHCVEGRFSDPYSWRVYAGILNQDEMLLGNGYRVQQIISHPDYDTDSKDNDVALMKLETLLSFTDTVRPVCLPNPGMMFQPNQQCWISGWGAEYQGGKQMTILSVLLAD is encoded by the exons ATGACCTCTACTGTA AGTCCACAGCCATACTATGAAAATCATGGCTTTCAGCCAGAAAATGTCTATTATGCCAGGCAGACAGCCGGTGCTAACCCGTATCCACAGTACTTCTCAACAAATGCTCCGTCAGTGCCAAGCTATGTCCCAAGGGTTGCTACCCATCAGTCGAGTAGGCCAGTAGCACATTCGTCCAGGAGAACGTGTGCATCAA GTGTAAAGAAAATCATAGTCGTCATATTATCCATTTTAACAGTCATTTGTTGTGCAATTGCTGCTTTCTTCATCTGGTATTTTG TAGAGAATCGTTGTCTTGGCTCCTTAATAGAGTGTGGATCTTCAGGAGTATGCATGCCACCCTCGCAGTGGTGTGATGGGGTGAGCCACTGCCCCAACGGAGAGGATGAAACCCGCTGTG TTAGACTTTTTGGACCAAACTTTATCCTGCAAGTTTATTCACCTGTCAGCAAATCCTGGTATCCTGTTTGTCAAGATGACTGGAATGATGATTATGGGAGGATTGCATGTAAAGACATGGGCTACAGTGT gGATACGTATTACTATAGTCGAGGAGTAGCAACTGAAGTCGGCTCTAAGAGCTACATGAAGCTGAACACAAGTGCTGGGAATATAGACTTGTACAAAAAGCTGTATAACAG TGATTCCTGTGCATCAGGAAATGTGGTTTCTCTGCGCTGTGTAG ACTGTGGCCTGCCCACTAAGAACGTGAACATTATGAACAGAATTGTGGGTGGCAGCGGAGCGGTGCCAGGACAGTGGCCGTGGCAGGTCAGCCTCCATGTGCATGGCACCCATGTCTGCGGGGGCTCCATCATCACCCGTCAGTGGATAGTGACAGCGGCGCACTGCGTGGAAGG ACGATTTTCTGACCCGTACAGCTGGAGGGTTTATGCTGGGATTCTGAATCAGGATGAGATGCTCTTAGGAAACGGATACAGAGTGCAACAGATAATTTCCCATCCAGATTATGATACAGATTCAAAAGACAATGATGTTGCCCTTATGAAGTTAGAAACACTGCTGAGTTTTACTG ATACTGTACGGCCAGTTTGTCTGCCTAATCCAGGAATGATGTTCCAGCCTAATCAGCAGTGCTGGATATCTGGGTGGGGAGCAGAGTACCAAGGAG gcaaACAGATGACAATACTGTCTGTCCTTCTTGCTGATTGA
- the TMPRSS2 gene encoding transmembrane protease serine 2 isoform X2 has product MTSTVSPQPYYENHGFQPENVYYARQTAGANPYPQYFSTNAPSVPSYVPRVATHQSSRPVAHSSRRTCASSVKKIIVVILSILTVICCAIAAFFIWYFVENRCLGSLIECGSSGVCMPPSQWCDGVSHCPNGEDETRCVRLFGPNFILQVYSPVSKSWYPVCQDDWNDDYGRIACKDMGYSVDTYYYSRGVATEVGSKSYMKLNTSAGNIDLYKKLYNSDSCASGNVVSLRCVDCGLPTKNVNIMNRIVGGSGAVPGQWPWQVSLHVHGTHVCGGSIITRQWIVTAAHCVEGRFSDPYSWRVYAGILNQDEMLLGNGYRVQQIISHPDYDTDSKDNDVALMKLETLLSFTDTVRPVCLPNPGMMFQPNQQCWISGWGAEYQGGKTSNNLNYVMVPLIEHSRCNSVSIYNGMILPTMICAGYLGGGVDSCQANR; this is encoded by the exons ATGACCTCTACTGTA AGTCCACAGCCATACTATGAAAATCATGGCTTTCAGCCAGAAAATGTCTATTATGCCAGGCAGACAGCCGGTGCTAACCCGTATCCACAGTACTTCTCAACAAATGCTCCGTCAGTGCCAAGCTATGTCCCAAGGGTTGCTACCCATCAGTCGAGTAGGCCAGTAGCACATTCGTCCAGGAGAACGTGTGCATCAA GTGTAAAGAAAATCATAGTCGTCATATTATCCATTTTAACAGTCATTTGTTGTGCAATTGCTGCTTTCTTCATCTGGTATTTTG TAGAGAATCGTTGTCTTGGCTCCTTAATAGAGTGTGGATCTTCAGGAGTATGCATGCCACCCTCGCAGTGGTGTGATGGGGTGAGCCACTGCCCCAACGGAGAGGATGAAACCCGCTGTG TTAGACTTTTTGGACCAAACTTTATCCTGCAAGTTTATTCACCTGTCAGCAAATCCTGGTATCCTGTTTGTCAAGATGACTGGAATGATGATTATGGGAGGATTGCATGTAAAGACATGGGCTACAGTGT gGATACGTATTACTATAGTCGAGGAGTAGCAACTGAAGTCGGCTCTAAGAGCTACATGAAGCTGAACACAAGTGCTGGGAATATAGACTTGTACAAAAAGCTGTATAACAG TGATTCCTGTGCATCAGGAAATGTGGTTTCTCTGCGCTGTGTAG ACTGTGGCCTGCCCACTAAGAACGTGAACATTATGAACAGAATTGTGGGTGGCAGCGGAGCGGTGCCAGGACAGTGGCCGTGGCAGGTCAGCCTCCATGTGCATGGCACCCATGTCTGCGGGGGCTCCATCATCACCCGTCAGTGGATAGTGACAGCGGCGCACTGCGTGGAAGG ACGATTTTCTGACCCGTACAGCTGGAGGGTTTATGCTGGGATTCTGAATCAGGATGAGATGCTCTTAGGAAACGGATACAGAGTGCAACAGATAATTTCCCATCCAGATTATGATACAGATTCAAAAGACAATGATGTTGCCCTTATGAAGTTAGAAACACTGCTGAGTTTTACTG ATACTGTACGGCCAGTTTGTCTGCCTAATCCAGGAATGATGTTCCAGCCTAATCAGCAGTGCTGGATATCTGGGTGGGGAGCAGAGTACCAAGGAG GTAAAACGTCAAATAACTTAAATTATGTTATGGTGCCCTTAATAGAACATTCTAGGTGTAATTCTGTCTCTATCTATAATGGCATGATTTTGCCTACAATGATCTGTGCTGGATATCTAGGAGGAGGAGTTGATTCCTGTCAG gcaaACAGATGA
- the TMPRSS2 gene encoding transmembrane protease serine 2 isoform X1, whose product MTSTVSPQPYYENHGFQPENVYYARQTAGANPYPQYFSTNAPSVPSYVPRVATHQSSRPVAHSSRRTCASSVKKIIVVILSILTVICCAIAAFFIWYFVENRCLGSLIECGSSGVCMPPSQWCDGVSHCPNGEDETRCVRLFGPNFILQVYSPVSKSWYPVCQDDWNDDYGRIACKDMGYSVDTYYYSRGVATEVGSKSYMKLNTSAGNIDLYKKLYNSDSCASGNVVSLRCVDCGLPTKNVNIMNRIVGGSGAVPGQWPWQVSLHVHGTHVCGGSIITRQWIVTAAHCVEGRFSDPYSWRVYAGILNQDEMLLGNGYRVQQIISHPDYDTDSKDNDVALMKLETLLSFTDTVRPVCLPNPGMMFQPNQQCWISGWGAEYQGGKTSNNLNYVMVPLIEHSRCNSVSIYNGMILPTMICAGYLGGGVDSCQGDSGGPLVTNKNSVWWLVGDTSWGTGCASPNRPGVYGNMTVFTDWIYKNMQANR is encoded by the exons ATGACCTCTACTGTA AGTCCACAGCCATACTATGAAAATCATGGCTTTCAGCCAGAAAATGTCTATTATGCCAGGCAGACAGCCGGTGCTAACCCGTATCCACAGTACTTCTCAACAAATGCTCCGTCAGTGCCAAGCTATGTCCCAAGGGTTGCTACCCATCAGTCGAGTAGGCCAGTAGCACATTCGTCCAGGAGAACGTGTGCATCAA GTGTAAAGAAAATCATAGTCGTCATATTATCCATTTTAACAGTCATTTGTTGTGCAATTGCTGCTTTCTTCATCTGGTATTTTG TAGAGAATCGTTGTCTTGGCTCCTTAATAGAGTGTGGATCTTCAGGAGTATGCATGCCACCCTCGCAGTGGTGTGATGGGGTGAGCCACTGCCCCAACGGAGAGGATGAAACCCGCTGTG TTAGACTTTTTGGACCAAACTTTATCCTGCAAGTTTATTCACCTGTCAGCAAATCCTGGTATCCTGTTTGTCAAGATGACTGGAATGATGATTATGGGAGGATTGCATGTAAAGACATGGGCTACAGTGT gGATACGTATTACTATAGTCGAGGAGTAGCAACTGAAGTCGGCTCTAAGAGCTACATGAAGCTGAACACAAGTGCTGGGAATATAGACTTGTACAAAAAGCTGTATAACAG TGATTCCTGTGCATCAGGAAATGTGGTTTCTCTGCGCTGTGTAG ACTGTGGCCTGCCCACTAAGAACGTGAACATTATGAACAGAATTGTGGGTGGCAGCGGAGCGGTGCCAGGACAGTGGCCGTGGCAGGTCAGCCTCCATGTGCATGGCACCCATGTCTGCGGGGGCTCCATCATCACCCGTCAGTGGATAGTGACAGCGGCGCACTGCGTGGAAGG ACGATTTTCTGACCCGTACAGCTGGAGGGTTTATGCTGGGATTCTGAATCAGGATGAGATGCTCTTAGGAAACGGATACAGAGTGCAACAGATAATTTCCCATCCAGATTATGATACAGATTCAAAAGACAATGATGTTGCCCTTATGAAGTTAGAAACACTGCTGAGTTTTACTG ATACTGTACGGCCAGTTTGTCTGCCTAATCCAGGAATGATGTTCCAGCCTAATCAGCAGTGCTGGATATCTGGGTGGGGAGCAGAGTACCAAGGAG GTAAAACGTCAAATAACTTAAATTATGTTATGGTGCCCTTAATAGAACATTCTAGGTGTAATTCTGTCTCTATCTATAATGGCATGATTTTGCCTACAATGATCTGTGCTGGATATCTAGGAGGAGGAGTTGATTCCTGTCAG GGTGACAGTGGAGGTCCGCTAGTAACTAACAAAAACTCTGTGTGGTGGCTGGTTGGAGATACCAGCTGGGGAACTGGCTGTGCTAGTCCCAATAGACCTGGAGTCTATGGGAATATGACTGTGTTTACAGATTGgatttataaaaatatgcag gcaaACAGATGA
- the TMPRSS2 gene encoding transmembrane protease serine 2 isoform X3 has protein sequence MTSTVSPQPYYENHGFQPENVYYARQTAGANPYPQYFSTNAPSVPSYVPRVATHQSSRPVAHSSRRTCASSVKKIIVVILSILTVICCAIAAFFIWYFVENRCLGSLIECGSSGVCMPPSQWCDGVSHCPNGEDETRCVRLFGPNFILQVYSPVSKSWYPVCQDDWNDDYGRIACKDMGYSVDTYYYSRGVATEVGSKSYMKLNTSAGNIDLYKKLYNSDSCASGNVVSLRCVDCGLPTKNVNIMNRIVGGSGAVPGQWPWQVSLHVHGTHVCGGSIITRQWIVTAAHCVEGRFSDPYSWRVYAGILNQDEMLLGNGYRVQQIISHPDYDTDSKDNDVALMKLETLLSFTDTVRPVCLPNPGMMFQPNQQCWISGWGAEYQGGKEWLWNVLVFYINQSSSVCE, from the exons ATGACCTCTACTGTA AGTCCACAGCCATACTATGAAAATCATGGCTTTCAGCCAGAAAATGTCTATTATGCCAGGCAGACAGCCGGTGCTAACCCGTATCCACAGTACTTCTCAACAAATGCTCCGTCAGTGCCAAGCTATGTCCCAAGGGTTGCTACCCATCAGTCGAGTAGGCCAGTAGCACATTCGTCCAGGAGAACGTGTGCATCAA GTGTAAAGAAAATCATAGTCGTCATATTATCCATTTTAACAGTCATTTGTTGTGCAATTGCTGCTTTCTTCATCTGGTATTTTG TAGAGAATCGTTGTCTTGGCTCCTTAATAGAGTGTGGATCTTCAGGAGTATGCATGCCACCCTCGCAGTGGTGTGATGGGGTGAGCCACTGCCCCAACGGAGAGGATGAAACCCGCTGTG TTAGACTTTTTGGACCAAACTTTATCCTGCAAGTTTATTCACCTGTCAGCAAATCCTGGTATCCTGTTTGTCAAGATGACTGGAATGATGATTATGGGAGGATTGCATGTAAAGACATGGGCTACAGTGT gGATACGTATTACTATAGTCGAGGAGTAGCAACTGAAGTCGGCTCTAAGAGCTACATGAAGCTGAACACAAGTGCTGGGAATATAGACTTGTACAAAAAGCTGTATAACAG TGATTCCTGTGCATCAGGAAATGTGGTTTCTCTGCGCTGTGTAG ACTGTGGCCTGCCCACTAAGAACGTGAACATTATGAACAGAATTGTGGGTGGCAGCGGAGCGGTGCCAGGACAGTGGCCGTGGCAGGTCAGCCTCCATGTGCATGGCACCCATGTCTGCGGGGGCTCCATCATCACCCGTCAGTGGATAGTGACAGCGGCGCACTGCGTGGAAGG ACGATTTTCTGACCCGTACAGCTGGAGGGTTTATGCTGGGATTCTGAATCAGGATGAGATGCTCTTAGGAAACGGATACAGAGTGCAACAGATAATTTCCCATCCAGATTATGATACAGATTCAAAAGACAATGATGTTGCCCTTATGAAGTTAGAAACACTGCTGAGTTTTACTG ATACTGTACGGCCAGTTTGTCTGCCTAATCCAGGAATGATGTTCCAGCCTAATCAGCAGTGCTGGATATCTGGGTGGGGAGCAGAGTACCAAGGAGGTAAAGAGTGGCTCTGGAATGTTTTGGTCTTCTACATAAACCAGTCCTCTTCAGTCTGCGAATAA